Proteins encoded within one genomic window of Spirochaeta isovalerica:
- a CDS encoding methyl-accepting chemotaxis protein codes for MKLTAKFLLLLIGVPLIILVVTSTITFNIQKNTIKKEILSQQQYLLNDVANGVYGELQQLNQKVKNIAILPISEQMLTGAPTIDYNRDEFNSHPAYEEYLDTINRFIDSNVSLAYLVSEETGALIINRWIELPERYDGRVKDYYKNPVIKNGLALSEPYMNAEGTDDPTAITISYPVKSENRLLGVAAIDIGLAGIVEYISEENRKYNASISIYTDQGNYIYSPDIKDMTRIINLYELKDSLGLEDVDTVLENILSGKSHNFKVVHSADGSVDLGFTAPIKDTNWIVSVFYPEKDISAKITASVLPITILSAVVLLLTLAAVAIILNITVIRNILTTSGYLKTISSGDLVIDIDPKILSRNDEIGTLGQSLDDMTRNLQDIVGKVTDAANYISSGANQVSDSSQMLSNGATEQAASAEEVSSSMEQMSANISQNADNSSQTEKIAIKAARDARESGETVSEAVEAMGLIANKITIIEEISRSTNLLALNAAIEAARAGEHGKGFAVVATEVRKLAEQSQKAAGEITELASRTVELSQGSGEKLSKLVPDIERTAELVEEISAASNEQQSGVDQITTAIHQLDKIIQSNASSSEELASTSEELAAQAEQLKATIQYFKINRDRDSGKMHQLHQPPRRSTIKNEPVKSAPKQTDKKEENKPVNNQRPPSSASGETGITISSGSRKRETEKIYDDDFESF; via the coding sequence TTGAAACTGACAGCAAAATTCCTGTTACTTCTGATCGGTGTGCCATTAATCATATTAGTTGTAACAAGCACGATTACTTTTAATATCCAGAAAAATACAATAAAAAAAGAAATATTATCTCAACAGCAATATCTGCTGAATGATGTTGCCAACGGAGTATACGGAGAGCTTCAGCAGCTGAATCAGAAAGTGAAGAATATCGCCATACTCCCCATTTCAGAACAGATGCTTACCGGGGCTCCGACGATAGACTACAACCGGGACGAATTCAATAGCCATCCGGCCTATGAGGAATACCTGGATACCATAAACCGCTTCATCGACAGCAACGTCAGCCTCGCCTATCTTGTCAGCGAAGAAACCGGAGCTCTGATAATCAATCGATGGATCGAATTACCGGAAAGATATGACGGCAGGGTGAAAGACTATTATAAAAATCCGGTTATAAAAAACGGTCTGGCTTTGTCAGAGCCCTATATGAACGCCGAAGGAACCGATGACCCGACTGCGATAACGATCTCCTATCCGGTGAAAAGTGAAAACAGACTTCTCGGAGTGGCGGCTATCGATATAGGATTAGCCGGGATTGTCGAGTATATCTCTGAAGAAAACAGAAAATACAATGCCAGTATCAGCATATATACCGATCAGGGAAATTACATTTATTCTCCCGATATTAAAGATATGACCAGGATTATCAACCTTTACGAGTTAAAAGATTCCCTGGGTCTTGAAGATGTCGATACAGTTCTGGAAAATATTCTGTCCGGAAAATCCCACAATTTCAAAGTCGTTCACAGTGCTGACGGCAGTGTCGACCTGGGTTTTACAGCCCCCATAAAAGACACCAACTGGATTGTCAGCGTCTTTTATCCGGAAAAAGATATTTCAGCGAAAATAACGGCTTCGGTTCTTCCCATAACCATCCTTTCCGCTGTGGTTCTTCTTCTGACTCTTGCAGCGGTTGCTATCATTTTGAATATAACTGTCATCAGAAATATCCTGACCACTTCCGGTTACCTGAAAACCATTTCCTCCGGAGATCTGGTCATAGATATCGATCCGAAAATACTTTCAAGAAACGACGAAATCGGAACCCTTGGCCAATCGCTCGATGATATGACCAGAAATCTCCAGGACATCGTCGGCAAGGTGACCGATGCGGCCAATTATATTTCTTCGGGAGCCAACCAGGTCAGCGATTCCAGCCAGATGCTCTCGAACGGAGCGACGGAACAGGCGGCCAGCGCCGAAGAGGTTTCCAGCTCCATGGAACAGATGAGCGCCAATATAAGCCAGAACGCCGATAACTCGAGCCAGACGGAAAAAATTGCTATAAAAGCCGCCCGCGATGCAAGAGAGAGCGGTGAAACGGTGAGCGAAGCTGTCGAAGCCATGGGACTCATTGCCAATAAAATTACCATAATCGAAGAAATATCCCGCAGTACGAACCTCCTGGCCCTCAACGCCGCCATCGAAGCGGCCAGAGCTGGCGAACACGGAAAAGGCTTCGCTGTGGTGGCCACCGAAGTGCGCAAGCTGGCGGAACAGAGCCAGAAAGCGGCAGGCGAGATAACCGAACTGGCATCGAGAACCGTTGAGCTGTCACAGGGATCAGGTGAAAAGCTTTCCAAACTCGTCCCCGATATCGAGAGGACTGCCGAGCTGGTTGAAGAGATCAGCGCCGCCAGCAATGAACAGCAGTCGGGAGTCGATCAGATTACGACCGCCATCCATCAGCTCGATAAAATCATTCAGAGCAATGCTTCGTCATCGGAAGAACTGGCATCGACATCGGAGGAACTGGCAGCCCAGGCGGAACAGCTGAAAGCGACCATCCAGTACTTCAAAATAAACCGGGACAGAGATTCCGGGAAGATGCATCAGCTCCATCAGCCTCCGCGCCGGAGCACGATAAAAAATGAACCTGTAAAATCCGCACCGAAGCAAACGGATAAAAAAGAAGAAAACAAGCCGGTGAATAATCAGCGCCCGCCTTCGTCGGCTTCGGGAGAAACCGGCATTACCATAAGCTCCGGATCCCGGAAAAGGGAGACGGAAAAAATATATGATGATGACTTTGAGTCATTCTGA
- a CDS encoding methyl-accepting chemotaxis protein gives MKLTAKFLLLLIGIPFAILSITSVVTFQIQKGTIEREILTQQEYLVNEVANGVYAELQKLGQKVIDISSMPITKSILKNPPPLGYDEAVYRQLPDYDEYLLTINGFVDTNVALAYVISAETGALILNTWIQVPADYDGRENDYYTGPVNKNGLYVTEPYLNPEGVEGTDPTAVTISYPIKDNGQLIGVSAIDIGLGNIVSYVEAKGKEYNAGIGVFTMNGSVIYNKNITDNSKIYNFSELLEMLGTENINEVETVLYGGKKARVAVDAAEDLYAVASPIPGTNWMVSVSFPVADITNKVVSSVLPVTIISTVILLITLAVVAVILNLTVIKNILLTSDYLKTIASGDLDISVEPDLLIRKDEIGTLGKSLDEMTRNLRDIVGKVTDAANYISSGANQVSDSSQMLSNGATEQAASAEEVSSSMEQMSANISQNADNSSQTEKIAIKAARDARESGETVSEAVEAMGLIANKITIIEEISRSTNLLALNAAIEAARAGEHGKGFAVVATEVRKLAEQSQKAAGEITELASRTVELSQGSGEKLSKLVPDIERTAELVEEISAASNEQQSGVDQITAAIHQLDKIIQSNASSSEELASTSEELAAQAEQLKATIQYFKINRGRQSAQKQEPPRRSTIKNEPVKSVPKQMVKKEEIKPVNNQRPPSSASGETGITISSGSLKSETEKIYDDDFESF, from the coding sequence ATGAAACTGACCGCCAAGTTTCTCTTGCTTTTAATCGGAATTCCCTTCGCGATATTGTCAATCACCAGTGTTGTTACATTCCAAATACAAAAGGGTACGATCGAAAGAGAGATCCTGACTCAGCAGGAGTACCTTGTTAACGAAGTAGCGAACGGTGTATATGCCGAACTTCAGAAACTGGGACAGAAAGTAATTGACATATCCTCCATGCCTATTACAAAAAGCATTCTGAAAAACCCCCCTCCGCTCGGATATGATGAAGCCGTCTACAGGCAGCTCCCCGATTATGATGAATACCTTCTGACCATTAACGGTTTTGTCGATACAAATGTCGCATTGGCTTATGTAATCAGCGCCGAAACAGGTGCCTTGATACTCAATACATGGATTCAGGTTCCTGCCGATTATGACGGCAGGGAAAATGATTACTATACGGGGCCCGTGAACAAAAACGGCCTTTACGTAACCGAACCTTATTTGAATCCCGAAGGGGTCGAGGGTACGGACCCGACAGCCGTGACGATCTCCTACCCCATTAAAGACAACGGTCAGCTGATCGGAGTTTCCGCTATTGATATAGGACTGGGGAACATTGTCAGCTATGTCGAAGCAAAAGGAAAAGAATACAACGCAGGCATTGGTGTCTTCACTATGAACGGATCAGTTATCTACAACAAAAATATCACCGACAACAGTAAAATTTACAACTTTTCAGAATTACTGGAAATGCTAGGCACTGAAAACATAAACGAAGTGGAAACTGTCCTGTACGGCGGGAAAAAAGCGAGGGTCGCTGTCGACGCTGCGGAAGACCTCTATGCCGTAGCCTCCCCCATTCCCGGAACGAACTGGATGGTGAGCGTTTCTTTTCCCGTAGCTGATATCACGAACAAAGTTGTCTCATCGGTGCTTCCGGTCACGATTATCTCTACCGTCATACTTCTTATAACATTAGCTGTCGTGGCTGTAATATTGAATCTTACAGTAATTAAAAACATCCTTCTCACTTCGGATTATCTGAAGACGATTGCTTCGGGAGATCTGGATATTTCTGTCGAACCGGATCTGCTGATCAGAAAAGATGAGATCGGCACCCTGGGAAAATCTCTTGACGAAATGACCCGGAACCTCCGGGACATCGTCGGTAAGGTGACCGATGCAGCCAATTATATTTCTTCGGGGGCCAACCAGGTCAGCGATTCCAGCCAGATGCTCTCGAACGGAGCGACGGAACAGGCGGCCAGCGCTGAAGAGGTTTCCAGCTCCATGGAACAGATGAGCGCCAACATAAGCCAGAACGCCGATAACTCCAGCCAGACGGAAAAAATCGCTATCAAAGCCGCCCGCGATGCAAGGGAGAGCGGTGAAACGGTGAGCGAAGCTGTCGAAGCCATGGGACTCATTGCCAATAAAATTACCATAATCGAAGAAATATCTCGTAGCACTAATCTCCTGGCCCTCAACGCCGCCATCGAAGCGGCCAGAGCTGGCGAACACGGAAAAGGCTTCGCTGTGGTGGCCACCGAAGTGCGCAAGCTGGCGGAACAGAGCCAGAAAGCGGCAGGCGAGATAACCGAACTGGCATCGAGAACCGTTGAGCTGTCACAGGGATCAGGCGAAAAACTTTCCAAACTCGTCCCCGATATCGAGAGAACAGCCGAGCTGGTTGAAGAGATCAGCGCCGCCAGCAATGAACAGCAGTCGGGTGTCGATCAGATAACGGCCGCTATCCATCAGCTCGATAAAATCATTCAGAGCAATGCTTCGTCATCGGAAGAACTGGCATCGACATCGGAGGAACTGGCAGCCCAGGCGGAACAGCTGAAAGCGACCATCCAGTACTTCAAGATAAACAGGGGAAGACAATCCGCTCAGAAACAAGAGCCCCCGCGCCGGAGCACGATAAAAAATGAACCCGTAAAATCCGTACCGAAGCAAATGGTAAAAAAAGAAGAAATTAAGCCTGTGAATAATCAACGCCCGCCTTCCTCGGCTTCGGGAGAAACCGGCATAACCATAAGCTCCGGATCCCTGAAAAGCGAGACGGAGAAAATATATGATGATGACTTTGAATCATTCTGA
- a CDS encoding methyl-accepting chemotaxis protein translates to MKISFKILIPTALMLILAASAVSFIGYSNISREIDNVMEITTKGTLDDINNLITGGEKDSETLKRSLNKNFLRIARSLAALVDEKPSLTDTDAMISLAARVGVDEIHIVDNKGVLYAGSVPGFFGFDFSTNDQTAPFLKMLDDKSFELAQDPSYRAVDGVLFQYIGVPLKEPNGLVQIGVKPEELQQLLETSSPGYIIENYLYKSGGFAYIIDPQTGTITAHSDAEKIGADLGSTDYGQAILTKGTGSLIYEDEGKNIFSSFEKTPEGIIVSAVPANSYRDRLGPILVALIITSLASLVILMVIMMILVARIVAPLGKASHYLEEIAAGDLTITIDPALIAKKDETGDLARSLENMASKMREVVKEVFDASNKIAIGSMQVSDSSQQLSSGATEQAASAEEVSSSMEEMSANISQNADNSSQTEKIAMKAAKDAQESGTTVKEAVEAMMLIANKIGIIEEISRSTNLLALNAAIEAARAGEHGKGFAVVATEVRKLAEQSQKAAGEITELAGRTVELSKGSGEKLDNLVPGIERTAELVEEISAASNEQQSGVDQITTAIHQLDKIIQSNASFSEELAATSQELAGQAEQLKETIEYFRLS, encoded by the coding sequence ATGAAAATATCATTTAAAATACTTATACCGACAGCATTAATGCTCATACTTGCCGCATCTGCTGTTTCCTTTATCGGCTACAGCAATATTTCCAGAGAAATCGATAATGTAATGGAGATAACCACTAAAGGAACTCTGGACGACATCAATAATCTGATTACAGGGGGAGAAAAAGACAGCGAAACCCTAAAAAGATCGCTTAATAAAAACTTTCTACGCATTGCCCGGAGCCTGGCTGCTCTGGTCGACGAAAAGCCCTCCCTGACCGATACGGATGCCATGATTTCCCTTGCCGCCCGTGTAGGTGTCGATGAGATCCATATCGTTGACAATAAAGGCGTTCTCTACGCGGGATCCGTCCCGGGTTTCTTCGGCTTTGACTTCTCGACCAATGATCAGACAGCGCCGTTTCTGAAAATGCTTGATGATAAATCATTCGAACTGGCTCAGGATCCTTCCTATCGCGCGGTCGACGGTGTGCTGTTTCAGTATATCGGGGTTCCCCTGAAAGAGCCGAACGGGCTGGTGCAGATCGGTGTAAAACCGGAAGAGCTGCAGCAATTGCTCGAAACCAGCAGTCCCGGTTATATCATCGAAAATTACCTTTATAAGTCCGGTGGTTTCGCCTATATCATTGATCCGCAAACCGGGACGATCACAGCTCATTCCGATGCGGAAAAAATCGGCGCAGATCTTGGATCAACAGATTACGGACAGGCTATTCTGACCAAGGGAACGGGGAGCTTGATATATGAAGATGAAGGAAAGAATATATTCTCCAGTTTCGAAAAGACCCCTGAAGGAATCATTGTATCGGCTGTTCCGGCCAATTCCTATAGAGACCGTCTGGGACCGATTCTGGTTGCCCTGATTATTACATCTTTAGCTTCGCTCGTTATTTTGATGGTCATAATGATGATTCTTGTAGCCAGGATAGTGGCTCCTCTGGGCAAAGCCAGCCATTATCTTGAAGAGATAGCCGCAGGAGATTTAACCATCACGATCGACCCCGCACTTATTGCGAAAAAAGACGAAACGGGAGACTTGGCCCGTTCTCTGGAAAATATGGCTTCGAAAATGCGCGAAGTCGTAAAGGAAGTCTTTGATGCTTCCAATAAAATAGCCATAGGAAGTATGCAGGTAAGCGATTCGAGCCAGCAGCTCTCCAGCGGAGCCACGGAGCAGGCGGCCAGCGCCGAAGAAGTGTCCAGCTCCATGGAGGAAATGAGCGCCAATATCAGTCAGAATGCCGATAACTCCAGCCAGACAGAAAAAATCGCCATGAAAGCGGCGAAAGATGCACAGGAAAGCGGAACAACCGTAAAAGAAGCAGTTGAAGCAATGATGCTGATCGCCAATAAAATCGGCATTATCGAAGAAATATCGAGAAGCACCAATCTTCTGGCTTTAAACGCAGCCATTGAAGCTGCCAGAGCCGGAGAACATGGAAAGGGCTTTGCCGTGGTAGCGACGGAAGTGCGAAAACTGGCTGAGCAGAGCCAGAAAGCGGCGGGAGAGATAACAGAACTGGCCGGCCGGACTGTGGAACTTTCCAAGGGATCGGGCGAAAAACTGGACAACCTGGTTCCCGGTATTGAACGAACCGCAGAACTGGTGGAAGAAATAAGCGCGGCCAGCAATGAACAGCAAAGCGGCGTCGATCAGATAACCACGGCCATTCACCAACTGGATAAAATCATTCAGAGCAATGCTTCTTTCTCGGAAGAGCTGGCCGCGACCTCGCAGGAGCTGGCCGGACAGGCCGAACAGCTGAAAGAAACTATTGAATATTTCCGGTTATCCTAA
- the pgl gene encoding 6-phosphogluconolactonase, with product MMKKNVFDSKIKAAEALAEYAAGEIARKSGYFNLAVSGGSTPAGFFSLLASKYQKVVNWSKVRLFWVDERCVSPDHEESNYRMTSETLLDHIPLPAENVFRMRGEEDPEEEARRYGNTLKELVPSGEGIPVFDMILLGMGDDGHTASIFPDQISLMNSSEICQTAVHPVSGQRRITITGPVINKGKKVVFLVTGDGKRAMMEKIFRHDPVYPASLVQPKSGELLFYLDKGADPS from the coding sequence ATGATGAAAAAGAATGTTTTTGATAGTAAAATAAAGGCGGCGGAAGCTCTCGCTGAATACGCCGCTGGAGAAATCGCCCGAAAATCCGGTTATTTCAATCTGGCTGTTTCGGGAGGCAGCACGCCTGCCGGTTTTTTTTCCCTATTGGCATCCAAGTATCAGAAGGTCGTCAACTGGAGCAAAGTCCGGCTTTTCTGGGTCGATGAAAGATGCGTCTCTCCTGATCATGAGGAGAGCAACTACCGGATGACATCCGAGACACTTCTCGATCATATCCCTCTTCCTGCAGAAAATGTATTCAGAATGAGAGGGGAAGAGGATCCGGAAGAAGAAGCACGGCGCTATGGAAATACATTAAAAGAGTTAGTTCCTTCCGGGGAGGGGATACCTGTTTTTGATATGATTCTTCTTGGAATGGGGGATGACGGCCATACCGCATCGATATTTCCCGATCAGATAAGTCTGATGAATTCCTCCGAAATCTGTCAAACCGCTGTACATCCGGTTTCCGGACAAAGACGGATAACGATTACCGGACCGGTTATAAACAAAGGAAAAAAAGTCGTGTTCCTTGTCACCGGCGATGGAAAAAGGGCCATGATGGAAAAAATATTCCGTCATGACCCTGTCTATCCCGCATCTCTGGTTCAGCCAAAGAGCGGAGAGCTCTTGTTTTATCTCGATAAAGGGGCCGACCCCTCTTAG